One segment of Paenibacillus rhizovicinus DNA contains the following:
- a CDS encoding alpha-amylase family protein produces MANGTTKTIVFYDGSFPGSAAVSAAELEQLRRIGDVCGAEELAGRLDETDGGVFVSLHAPYFPSAVWESLLAFLKRGGGLISAGGAPFRRPVRQEAGAWVTEPEQTAYHRQLRIHEMLPVQAAPVATLVAMEEIPLFRGREALLAVSDTWNLVPHVTKTSDLPHQMGSAGPMDAHIYPLLKGVSGEGREVAAPVVLWENTKGDFAGGRWLFVNQPLGADFFARGGIDALREWTAFCAAGVKELWLKPSYASYELHERPLLTLQVQKLGRGGARAGSETTRWTFAIEVSLLGEEAAVFAYEHEVEAGAALELIRIPLPFDIRPGYYVVSCTAKSADGETRLLRQGFWGTDAELLRTGGMLSRGRDYFEKDGRPMPVVGMTYMTSDVARKFLFLPNVSVWDRDMAQMRKAGINWIRTGIWTAYRNIMQVDGHASEEVLRSIDAFFMTAKRHGLQVTFTFFSFTPETWEGVNPYLDPRSVEAQKRFIRSIVSRHRETANVDWDLINEPSMFDPPRIFSDGPRSSRDRFEREAYAAWLAERHGSVEQLRERWGMTPGELPDFAAASIPEPEEINFDVQDMHQGKRGTRWLDYALFSMDMHNRWAKELVNAIKEGNPGQLVTVGQDEGLGAQRPSPFFYGEAVDYTTVHSWWLNDHLLWDGIFAKTADKPNVVQETGIMYVETPEGFAKRTEEELRAMLERKYAYSFATGGAGAVQWIWNTNFYMDNANESHIGALRADGTEKPEADVSYRFGSFMEEIRDLFRERELEDVAVVFPYSNDFSNRKLAFDATTRLTRVLGYELKVPFRGVSEYHLESLASAPAKLIIVPSAHNFAEEAFARLLEIVDRTGATLLFTGPLGLDAYWRSADRLADAFGDRKLSNVVREERIAIGERAYPVSYGQRRIAEVFKEAVREGGAVPAATDRVREAAYGQGSLIWCPLPVELNERVEPVAALYAHALEAAGCQADMAWIKGGDLPGIYGRSLRFKDGELFVFVSEYAHDTEIKVRSASTGTAYTFVLERERAVLFAVDREGRVTSVYRPDEVEVAASAAGTSLE; encoded by the coding sequence ATGGCTAACGGGACGACGAAGACGATCGTTTTCTACGACGGCTCGTTCCCGGGCTCCGCTGCCGTTTCGGCGGCGGAGCTGGAACAGCTTCGCCGAATCGGAGACGTCTGCGGAGCCGAAGAGCTGGCGGGCCGGCTCGATGAAACGGACGGCGGCGTGTTCGTATCGCTGCACGCGCCGTACTTTCCGAGCGCGGTTTGGGAATCGCTGCTGGCGTTCCTGAAACGCGGCGGCGGCTTGATCAGCGCCGGCGGAGCGCCGTTCCGCCGTCCGGTGAGGCAAGAAGCCGGCGCTTGGGTCACCGAGCCCGAGCAGACGGCCTATCACCGTCAGCTGCGCATTCACGAGATGCTGCCTGTACAGGCTGCGCCTGTCGCGACGCTTGTGGCAATGGAAGAAATTCCGCTGTTCCGAGGCCGGGAGGCGCTGCTTGCCGTTTCGGATACGTGGAATCTGGTGCCGCATGTCACGAAGACTAGCGATCTGCCGCATCAAATGGGCTCTGCCGGTCCGATGGACGCGCATATCTATCCGCTGCTGAAGGGCGTCTCGGGCGAAGGCCGCGAGGTTGCCGCTCCGGTCGTGCTGTGGGAGAACACGAAGGGCGATTTTGCCGGCGGACGCTGGCTGTTCGTCAATCAGCCGCTTGGCGCGGATTTCTTTGCGCGCGGCGGGATCGACGCTTTGCGCGAGTGGACGGCGTTCTGCGCAGCTGGCGTGAAGGAGCTGTGGCTGAAGCCGAGCTATGCGTCCTATGAGCTGCACGAGCGTCCGCTGTTGACGCTGCAGGTGCAGAAGCTGGGCCGCGGCGGAGCGCGCGCGGGATCGGAGACGACGCGCTGGACGTTTGCGATCGAAGTCTCCCTTCTCGGCGAAGAGGCGGCTGTGTTCGCGTATGAGCACGAAGTCGAAGCAGGGGCGGCGCTGGAACTGATCCGCATTCCGCTTCCGTTCGATATTCGTCCGGGCTATTACGTCGTGTCGTGCACGGCGAAATCGGCGGACGGCGAGACGCGTTTGCTGCGCCAGGGCTTCTGGGGCACGGATGCCGAGCTGCTTCGCACGGGCGGCATGCTTTCGCGCGGGCGCGATTATTTCGAGAAAGACGGACGCCCGATGCCTGTCGTCGGCATGACGTACATGACCTCGGACGTGGCGCGCAAGTTCTTGTTCCTGCCGAACGTATCGGTATGGGACCGCGACATGGCGCAGATGCGCAAGGCGGGCATCAACTGGATCCGTACGGGCATTTGGACGGCGTACCGCAACATCATGCAAGTGGACGGGCATGCTTCCGAAGAGGTGCTGCGCTCCATCGACGCGTTCTTCATGACCGCGAAGCGCCATGGGCTGCAAGTGACCTTCACGTTCTTCTCGTTCACGCCGGAGACGTGGGAAGGCGTCAATCCGTACCTCGATCCGCGCAGCGTGGAAGCGCAGAAGCGGTTCATCCGCTCGATCGTCAGCCGCCATCGCGAGACGGCGAATGTCGATTGGGATCTGATCAACGAGCCGTCGATGTTCGATCCGCCGCGTATTTTCTCCGACGGACCGCGGTCGAGCCGCGATCGTTTCGAGCGCGAGGCTTATGCGGCATGGCTGGCGGAGCGCCACGGTTCCGTGGAACAGCTGCGCGAGCGCTGGGGCATGACGCCAGGCGAGCTGCCGGACTTCGCTGCCGCCTCCATTCCGGAGCCGGAGGAAATCAACTTCGACGTGCAGGATATGCATCAAGGCAAACGCGGCACGCGCTGGCTGGATTACGCGCTGTTCTCGATGGACATGCATAACCGCTGGGCGAAAGAGCTCGTGAATGCGATCAAAGAAGGCAATCCGGGGCAGCTCGTAACCGTTGGCCAAGACGAAGGTTTGGGCGCGCAGCGTCCGTCGCCGTTCTTCTACGGCGAAGCGGTGGATTACACGACCGTTCATTCCTGGTGGCTGAACGACCATCTGCTGTGGGACGGTATCTTCGCCAAGACGGCGGACAAGCCGAACGTGGTACAAGAGACGGGCATCATGTACGTGGAAACGCCGGAAGGCTTCGCGAAGCGCACCGAGGAAGAACTGCGCGCGATGCTGGAACGGAAGTACGCTTATTCGTTCGCAACCGGCGGCGCAGGCGCGGTGCAGTGGATTTGGAACACGAACTTCTACATGGACAATGCGAACGAGTCGCATATCGGCGCCTTGCGCGCAGACGGAACGGAGAAGCCGGAGGCCGACGTTTCTTACCGGTTCGGCAGCTTTATGGAGGAGATCCGCGATCTGTTCCGTGAGCGCGAGCTGGAAGACGTTGCCGTCGTATTCCCGTACTCCAACGATTTCTCGAACCGCAAGCTGGCGTTCGACGCGACGACGCGCCTCACGCGCGTGCTGGGTTACGAGCTGAAGGTGCCGTTCCGCGGCGTGTCGGAGTATCATCTGGAGTCGCTGGCATCGGCACCGGCTAAGCTGATTATCGTGCCATCCGCGCATAACTTCGCCGAAGAGGCGTTTGCGCGCCTGCTCGAAATCGTAGACCGGACGGGAGCGACGCTCTTGTTCACGGGTCCGCTCGGACTCGATGCCTACTGGCGCTCGGCAGACCGTCTTGCGGACGCTTTCGGCGACCGTAAGCTGAGCAATGTCGTTCGCGAAGAACGGATCGCAATCGGGGAGAGAGCCTATCCGGTTTCGTACGGACAGCGGAGAATCGCCGAAGTGTTCAAAGAAGCCGTTCGCGAAGGCGGCGCCGTTCCTGCGGCGACCGACCGGGTGAGGGAAGCGGCCTATGGACAAGGAAGCCTGATCTGGTGCCCGCTGCCCGTCGAGCTGAACGAACGCGTCGAACCGGTCGCGGCGCTCTATGCGCACGCGCTGGAAGCGGCCGGCTGCCAGGCTGACATGGCGTGGATCAAAGGCGGAGACCTGCCTGGCATCTATGGCCGGAGCCTGCGTTTCAAGGACGGCGAGCTCTTCGTCTTCGTGTCGGAGTACGCGCATGATACGGAGATCAAGGTTCGCTCCGCGTCGACCGGTACGGCGTATACGTTCGTGCTGGAACGGGAACGGGCGGTCTTGTTCGCCGTCGACCGCGAAGGCCGCGTAACGTCGGTTTACCGTCCGGATGAGGTCGAAGTGGCTGCGTCTGCGGCCGGAACGAGCTTGGAATAG
- a CDS encoding glycoside hydrolase family 125 protein: MEQFRLPKIDMPALPLPQSIQDVLAEAETRLAHRPKLLQLFKNCFPNTLETTTKLLNDGTTFVITGDIPAMWLRDSVEQVMHYVPFAKEDADLQRIISGLIKLHMRNIVIDPYANAFNEMANDWHWNTDDKTDMSPWVWERKFELDSICFSMRLAFAYWKETGRADIFDADFKIAMRATVDLWKREQLHFERSPYRFERDNGIMHDTLQNEGRGMPVNYTGMVWSGFRPSDDACDFHYNIPDNMFAVVTLRQMREIAEFVFRDLSFEQEMAKLEREINHGIQLYGIYRHPEFGPIYAYETDGFGNHCLMDDAGTPGLISIPYLGYVDGSDPIYQNTRRFALSKENPFYYEGAAARGIGSPHTPPGYVWHMALSMQGLTASTDEEKLAMIAMLEATDADTGFMHEGFHSDDPAVFTRKWFAWSNSLFSQLVYKAMKAGLLDG; the protein is encoded by the coding sequence ATGGAACAATTCAGATTACCGAAAATCGACATGCCGGCGCTGCCCCTGCCGCAATCCATTCAGGACGTGCTGGCGGAAGCCGAGACGAGATTGGCGCACCGGCCCAAACTGCTTCAACTGTTCAAGAACTGTTTTCCGAATACGCTGGAGACGACGACCAAGCTGCTCAATGACGGCACGACATTCGTCATCACGGGGGATATTCCCGCGATGTGGCTGCGCGACTCCGTAGAGCAAGTCATGCATTACGTGCCGTTCGCGAAGGAAGACGCCGATTTGCAGCGCATCATCAGCGGACTGATCAAGCTGCATATGCGCAATATCGTCATCGATCCGTACGCGAACGCCTTTAACGAGATGGCGAACGACTGGCATTGGAACACCGATGACAAGACCGACATGTCGCCATGGGTATGGGAACGCAAATTCGAGCTGGACTCCATCTGCTTCTCGATGCGCCTTGCTTTTGCCTATTGGAAAGAAACCGGCCGCGCGGACATCTTCGACGCGGACTTCAAGATCGCCATGCGCGCGACGGTCGACCTGTGGAAGCGGGAACAGCTTCACTTCGAACGCTCGCCTTACCGCTTCGAGCGGGATAACGGCATCATGCACGATACGCTGCAGAACGAAGGCCGCGGCATGCCGGTCAACTATACGGGCATGGTCTGGTCGGGCTTCCGTCCGAGCGATGACGCCTGCGACTTCCATTACAACATTCCGGACAACATGTTCGCCGTCGTTACCCTTCGCCAAATGCGCGAAATCGCCGAGTTCGTCTTCCGCGACCTGTCGTTCGAGCAGGAGATGGCGAAGCTGGAGCGCGAGATCAACCACGGCATTCAGCTGTACGGCATCTACCGTCATCCTGAATTCGGTCCGATCTATGCATACGAGACGGACGGCTTCGGCAATCATTGCCTGATGGACGATGCGGGAACGCCCGGACTGATTTCGATTCCGTATCTGGGCTACGTTGACGGCAGCGATCCGATTTATCAGAATACGCGCCGTTTTGCCCTGAGCAAAGAAAACCCGTTCTATTACGAAGGCGCGGCAGCCCGCGGTATCGGCAGCCCGCATACGCCTCCGGGCTACGTCTGGCATATGGCGCTGTCCATGCAAGGTCTGACGGCTTCCACGGACGAAGAGAAGCTGGCCATGATCGCGATGCTGGAAGCGACGGACGCGGACACCGGTTTCATGCACGAAGGCTTCCATTCCGACGACCCGGCCGTGTTCACGCGCAAATGGTTCGCATGGTCCAACAGCTTGTTCTCGCAGCTGGTGTACAAGGCGATGAAAGCAGGTTTGCTCGATGGCTAA
- a CDS encoding carbohydrate ABC transporter permease yields MASLTKNQDFHRLSPVWNILFNLIAGIFALACVFPFLFVMIISFTDEKALARDGYSVFPKKWSVDAYSYLFKAGDQLLRSYGITILVTVVGTIISLIMISLFAYAISRKGFKYRKFFSFFAFFTMLFNGGLVPSYIVTTRLLGLENSLWALILPLAVNAFYIMIMRTFFSTMIPDAIVESGKIDGAGEFGIFFRLIVPLALPGLATIALFSTLGYWNDWFNALLYIDDPNLVPLQSMLMRIENSMQFILANSNNTSLGVGVLQSMPQDTSRMAMVVLATGPIVLAYPFFQRYFVQGLTVGAVKE; encoded by the coding sequence ATGGCATCCTTGACCAAAAACCAGGATTTCCACCGGCTTTCCCCGGTATGGAACATCCTGTTCAACCTTATCGCCGGCATATTCGCGCTGGCCTGCGTCTTCCCGTTCCTATTCGTTATGATCATCTCGTTCACCGACGAGAAGGCGCTCGCGCGGGATGGATATTCCGTCTTCCCGAAGAAATGGAGCGTCGACGCTTACAGCTACCTGTTCAAAGCGGGCGACCAATTGCTTCGCTCCTACGGGATCACGATTCTCGTCACGGTCGTCGGCACGATCATCAGTTTGATCATGATTTCGCTGTTCGCGTACGCAATCTCGCGCAAAGGGTTTAAATATCGCAAATTTTTCTCTTTCTTCGCCTTCTTCACGATGCTCTTCAACGGCGGACTCGTTCCGAGCTATATCGTTACGACGAGGCTGCTCGGCTTGGAAAACTCGTTATGGGCGCTCATTCTGCCGCTTGCCGTTAATGCGTTCTATATTATGATCATGCGCACGTTCTTCTCCACGATGATCCCGGACGCCATCGTGGAATCCGGCAAAATCGACGGCGCCGGGGAATTCGGCATTTTCTTCCGCCTCATCGTGCCGCTCGCGCTGCCGGGCTTGGCGACGATTGCCCTGTTCAGCACGCTTGGCTATTGGAACGATTGGTTCAACGCCTTGCTGTACATCGACGATCCGAATCTGGTTCCGCTGCAATCGATGCTGATGCGGATCGAGAACAGCATGCAGTTCATTCTGGCGAACAGCAACAACACCTCGCTCGGCGTGGGCGTGCTGCAGTCGATGCCGCAGGATACGTCGCGGATGGCGATGGTCGTGCTCGCGACGGGGCCGATCGTGCTCGCTTATCCGTTTTTTCAAAGGTACTTCGTACAAGGTTTGACAGTCGGTGCCGTAAAAGAGTAA
- a CDS encoding ABC transporter permease, with the protein MKAIGRFFRDMNRNKALLLMVLPATIWFIFFSYLPMLGTVISFKEYRVHGGFLSSIIHSRWVGFDNFKFLFSTKDAFIITRNTLLYNIVFIFIGLVLAVAMAIVLSEIANKRLAKWYQTGMFMPYFLSWVIVGYFVYSFLSFDRGMVNKIAASFGMDATQWYSEPKYWPFILVIVFLWKSLGYNSVVYLAAILGIDKSLYEAAMIDGANKWQQIRNITLPMLYPLMTILTLLAIGRIFYADFGLFYQVTRDSGTLYGVTNVIDTYVYRGLKTTGEIGMSTAAGLYQSFVGFVLVITSNYIVRRFNKDNALF; encoded by the coding sequence ATGAAAGCCATAGGGCGCTTCTTCAGAGACATGAACCGTAATAAAGCCCTGCTCCTCATGGTGCTTCCGGCGACCATCTGGTTTATTTTCTTCTCGTACTTGCCAATGTTAGGCACGGTCATTTCATTCAAGGAATACCGCGTGCACGGCGGTTTCTTGTCCAGCATCATCCACAGCCGCTGGGTCGGCTTCGATAATTTCAAGTTTCTGTTCAGCACGAAAGATGCATTCATCATTACGCGCAATACGCTGCTCTATAATATCGTCTTTATATTCATTGGACTCGTTCTGGCGGTGGCCATGGCCATCGTGCTTTCCGAAATCGCAAACAAGCGGCTGGCGAAATGGTACCAGACCGGCATGTTCATGCCGTACTTCTTGTCCTGGGTCATCGTCGGTTATTTCGTATATAGCTTCCTCAGCTTCGACCGGGGCATGGTGAACAAGATCGCGGCTTCCTTCGGGATGGATGCGACGCAGTGGTATTCCGAGCCGAAATATTGGCCGTTCATCCTCGTCATCGTGTTCTTGTGGAAATCGCTCGGTTACAACAGCGTCGTCTACTTGGCGGCCATTCTCGGCATCGACAAATCCTTGTACGAGGCGGCGATGATCGACGGCGCGAACAAGTGGCAGCAGATTCGGAACATTACGCTGCCGATGCTTTATCCGCTTATGACCATCTTGACCCTGCTCGCGATCGGCCGCATTTTCTACGCCGACTTCGGGTTGTTCTACCAAGTTACCCGGGATTCCGGAACGCTCTACGGCGTCACGAACGTTATCGACACGTACGTGTACCGCGGTCTGAAAACGACCGGGGAAATCGGCATGAGCACGGCGGCGGGCTTGTATCAATCGTTCGTCGGCTTCGTACTCGTTATCACTTCCAACTATATCGTGCGTCGGTTCAACAAGGACAACGCGCTATTCTAA
- a CDS encoding ABC transporter substrate-binding protein produces MRTTRKKAAIGLTSAMAVMLLLSACGSNNSNTASNNSGASGETAKPVELNWYTIGTPQKDVDKVMEAVSAYTKDKIGATVKMTMIDWGDYNQKLQVLTASGADIDIMFTAAWAFDYVQNARKGAFAPIDDLLTQYGKGITDTLDPAFLEGSKVDGKNYGIPAYKELPTAEVWRFNKNLLDANKLSITDVNSLESLEPLLKTVKQNNPDVTPLQVDKNYQPYIPYDYLIEKFPLAVKLGDTGYKVVNVFETPEMKQALQTMRKYYQAGYIPTEAATLESSSDVQATGKWFADKATTQPFADNVWSTSYGYPIVSTPMSDALIYNSSVMGSMQAISSNSKHKEKAMEFLNLLNTDPVLRNMVDSGIEGTHYKKTDGDYMENLPESKNYDMPTFALGNIMLTYLNPGDPADKWEQFKKYNAAGKPAALLGFNFDPTKVSSEIAAVQNAKEAFWAPLMTGTVDPEKYVPQAIKKLNEAGLGKIMAEAQTQLDAWKATKTK; encoded by the coding sequence ATGAGAACCACTCGCAAAAAGGCAGCTATCGGGCTGACGTCCGCCATGGCCGTCATGCTCTTGTTAAGCGCTTGCGGAAGCAACAACAGCAACACCGCTTCGAACAATTCCGGCGCGTCCGGCGAAACCGCGAAACCGGTCGAATTGAACTGGTACACGATCGGCACGCCGCAGAAAGACGTCGACAAGGTTATGGAAGCGGTTAGCGCATATACGAAGGACAAAATCGGCGCTACGGTCAAAATGACGATGATCGACTGGGGCGATTACAACCAGAAGCTGCAAGTGCTGACGGCTTCCGGCGCGGACATCGACATCATGTTCACGGCCGCATGGGCGTTCGACTACGTGCAGAACGCGCGCAAAGGCGCTTTTGCCCCGATCGACGACCTGCTGACGCAGTACGGCAAAGGCATTACCGATACGCTTGACCCGGCCTTCCTGGAAGGCTCCAAGGTCGATGGCAAGAACTATGGCATCCCGGCGTACAAAGAGCTTCCGACCGCGGAAGTATGGCGTTTCAACAAGAACCTGCTGGACGCGAACAAGCTGAGCATCACGGACGTCAACTCCCTGGAGAGCTTGGAGCCGCTGCTGAAAACGGTGAAACAGAACAATCCCGACGTGACGCCGCTGCAGGTGGACAAGAACTACCAGCCTTACATTCCTTACGATTACCTGATCGAGAAATTCCCGCTGGCTGTTAAGCTCGGCGATACCGGCTATAAAGTCGTTAACGTCTTCGAGACGCCGGAGATGAAGCAAGCGCTGCAAACGATGCGTAAGTACTACCAGGCCGGCTACATTCCGACGGAAGCGGCAACGCTGGAATCGTCCTCGGACGTGCAGGCGACAGGCAAATGGTTCGCGGATAAAGCGACCACGCAGCCGTTCGCGGACAACGTATGGTCGACAAGCTACGGCTACCCGATCGTATCGACGCCGATGAGCGACGCCTTGATCTACAACTCGTCGGTCATGGGTTCCATGCAGGCGATTTCCTCCAACTCGAAACACAAAGAGAAAGCGATGGAATTCCTGAACCTGCTGAACACGGATCCGGTGCTTCGCAACATGGTTGACTCCGGTATCGAAGGCACGCATTACAAGAAAACCGACGGCGACTACATGGAGAACCTGCCGGAATCCAAGAACTACGACATGCCGACGTTCGCCCTGGGGAACATCATGCTGACTTACTTGAACCCTGGCGATCCTGCCGACAAATGGGAGCAATTCAAGAAGTATAACGCAGCCGGCAAACCGGCGGCACTGCTCGGCTTCAACTTCGATCCGACGAAAGTGTCGAGCGAAATCGCAGCCGTGCAGAACGCGAAAGAAGCATTCTGGGCGCCGCTTATGACGGGTACGGTCGATCCCGAGAAATACGTACCGCAGGCGATCAAGAAGCTGAACGAGGCAGGCCTTGGCAAAATCATGGCCGAAGCGCAAACGCAGCTTGATGCTTGGAAAGCAACTAAAACGAAGTAA
- a CDS encoding response regulator transcription factor — translation MYKVLLVDDEPFITEGLSDAVDWSAFGLEVVGSAEDGEEALERLRETGADLLITDISMPIMTGLELIREARALLPQLKVIILSGFNEFDYLKEGMRLGIENYLLKPIRFEELEATLTDTVRKLNADKPMPAFGQDEIEILRDNVMTRWANGRIAPLELAERTALLGIDLSKPFAALAIIGSREEAGNDASPSAFSSLSLSSSSSLASSAEADRNPAAELRDEAGLSFVQFHNEEGELVVACCCIEGGLQDQAKVTKALERLADSWESRCGSPLRIAAGDLLPTADAARSYERARRAQQFFLLQPDRRLIAYAEIAAESAAIPEGLFEWEAYANSIAEKDKDELLRRIERDFAAIRTSEGLNPSRAKGAAVELIILMKMEVDKLGRADAADVFKNILDQAVAAQTLEAVEYAVKAAALVMAGLFAGEDMSPVIKQALRYIREHYAEALTLKSLGHEFHIHPNYLGQLFHKQTGDTFTDYLNKYRIDKAKELLADSRLKVSEIARQVGYWETGYFYKQFKKHVGMAPGDFKELL, via the coding sequence ATGTATAAAGTATTGCTCGTGGATGACGAGCCTTTTATTACGGAAGGGTTGAGCGATGCCGTGGACTGGTCGGCCTTCGGCCTGGAGGTCGTCGGCAGCGCGGAAGACGGCGAGGAAGCGCTGGAGCGGCTGCGGGAAACGGGAGCGGACCTGCTCATCACGGATATTTCGATGCCGATCATGACGGGGCTGGAGCTGATCCGCGAAGCGCGCGCGCTGCTTCCGCAGCTCAAGGTCATCATTCTAAGCGGCTTCAACGAATTCGATTACTTAAAGGAAGGCATGCGTCTCGGCATCGAGAACTATTTGCTGAAGCCGATCCGCTTCGAGGAGCTGGAGGCGACGCTGACGGATACGGTCCGCAAGCTGAACGCGGACAAGCCGATGCCGGCCTTCGGACAGGACGAGATCGAGATTCTGCGCGACAACGTGATGACGCGCTGGGCGAACGGACGAATCGCGCCGCTCGAATTGGCGGAGCGTACGGCGCTGCTCGGCATCGATCTGTCGAAGCCGTTCGCCGCGCTGGCTATTATCGGCTCCCGAGAGGAGGCGGGGAATGACGCCTCCCCCTCTGCGTTCTCTTCCCTTTCCCTGTCATCTTCCTCTTCCCTTGCCTCATCCGCTGAAGCGGACCGGAATCCGGCAGCGGAGCTGAGAGACGAAGCGGGCTTGTCGTTCGTTCAGTTCCATAACGAAGAGGGCGAGCTGGTCGTGGCCTGCTGCTGCATAGAAGGCGGCCTGCAGGATCAAGCTAAGGTCACGAAAGCGTTGGAACGGCTGGCGGATTCATGGGAAAGCCGTTGCGGGAGTCCGCTTCGCATCGCCGCGGGCGACCTGCTGCCGACGGCCGATGCCGCGCGCAGCTATGAACGGGCGCGCCGGGCGCAGCAGTTCTTCCTCCTGCAGCCGGATCGGCGGCTTATCGCCTATGCGGAGATCGCGGCGGAGTCGGCTGCTATTCCAGAGGGACTGTTCGAGTGGGAGGCATATGCCAATTCCATCGCCGAGAAGGACAAGGACGAGCTGCTGCGCCGGATCGAACGCGATTTCGCGGCGATTCGGACGTCGGAAGGCTTGAATCCGAGCCGGGCGAAGGGAGCGGCCGTCGAGCTGATCATTCTGATGAAGATGGAAGTCGACAAGCTCGGGCGAGCGGATGCGGCCGACGTCTTCAAGAATATCCTGGATCAGGCCGTGGCCGCGCAAACGCTGGAAGCCGTGGAGTATGCCGTCAAGGCGGCGGCGCTGGTCATGGCGGGCTTGTTCGCCGGCGAAGACATGAGTCCCGTCATCAAACAGGCGCTGCGCTATATCCGCGAGCATTACGCGGAGGCGCTGACGCTGAAGTCGCTAGGGCATGAGTTCCACATTCATCCGAATTATCTGGGGCAGCTCTTTCACAAGCAGACGGGCGATACGTTTACGGATTACTTGAATAAATACCGGATCGACAAGGCCAAGGAGCTGCTGGCCGACAGCAGGCTCAAAGTCAGCGAGATCGCCAGGCAGGTCGGCTATTGGGAGACCGGGTATTTCTATAAACAATTCAAGAAACATGTCGGCATGGCGCCGGGCGACTTTAAGGAACTGCTGTGA